The segment ggtttttttttttttttttttaataaataatttagccTTTGTTCTCTTAAGGAGATCAAGAAATGTCATTGAAATACAAGATTTTTTGTCTGTTATTCTTGTCCTAACTTGTTTAATATTCAATTCCTGTggttaatttaaataaattagaaaattttagtttttaaatttagattgaaatataatttgaatAGAGAATGaaattccaattattttaattgatgaaaaattatgGAAATATTTGAGCTTTATTAAAATGTAGCATTGATTTAACTAAttatcttgtgtttttatttgagtaaatctCCAAAATCCACTTCATCATATACAtatattggttttttattttgtataaaacggtgttgttaaatttatataaagtaATTTATACTAATAGTCATTCTTCAAAatcccttgatttttttttaaataatctagtccaaagtccaaacaaaacatttttgatatagcaatttttttttcttgaaaaataaaaacctatactatgagacatttttcttttcctttttggcatTTTCCTCTATTTACATTTTTCTAGAATATTTAGTAATCATAAACTTAGTTGAAAACCTAATACCTCCTGAGGTGAGGTCTTAGAGACCTACTCTCTTTTGAGGATTTGAACTAGGTATCTAAAGGTTAATCAAGGATGGGTTGAGAGTTGGAGGAAACCTAAATTATTAGTAGCAAAACTATTCAGAAACTTTTAATTGGGAGACATTCAAGATTACCATGATAAACAGATGGAAGCCTATTTTGTCTGTACAGGCTAgaaatttgggagagaaatgtGTTCATATTCTATTTTTAGgaccccctccccccccccccccccccccccctcgataaaaatattgtacaaaTGAATAGCCCTTAGgcttttgataaaaatattgtatCTCCAGCTATTGTCGGTTCAAATATTTGTAGCCTTATCCCCCTCTAGGATTCTATGCAGGGTAGATGAAAAAAGTctggaaaagaaaatcaaacatgGGAGTGACAGTGTCAGTTGTAAAAAAATGCAGACTGACAATACATTCGTTTGGTGCTAAGGGAAAATTTTTCCTTACATGAGGAACTCCATTTCGTAAGAAAATTGAATGTAAAGGAAACTGCCTAAGCACTAAACCAGTTCACCAGCACCATCAAGCTACTGGCAGCCCCCTTCACATGAATTGGGAAAATCTGCAAGAGAACACATTCCAGATAAGCTCAATGAACATGGAAGAAGCCATATTCAATAATTCTCTTTATGTAAGTAGTATTGGTGTCACTGCCCGAAATTGGGAAGGGAAACcaattacaataattacaaTAGAAACTGCAAAGCATGAATACTAAGCTCATTGAATCTGTAAGAGTTTGTTATGCACTTGCAATCAACAgtatctataaaattaaaatctctagcCAAGACGTGGAGGATTGATCACTAACCAAGAGAGGGTGGACAAGTACTCCTGATTGCAGTGGGAAATGCACAATATCAGCTTATATAAAATTTCCTCTCTGCCATTCTTAAATCAcaatttgaaattgattgaaCATAAATAAAACCGAAATGTTATATAatagaaattcaaattgaacagaaggattaaaaaaataataaataattgggATAACCTACTGTGCTAGGTTGAGCACTTTAGACTCAACaacataaatagaaaaaaaaaattgatgcttTTTATGATATTCACAGGTCTATTTAATATCAATGCTTCTAGAAAGCTCACCTTCACTTCTCTGCAAATTTACTCTTAACAAAAAAAgacatttaaatttataaatctcatcaaaaagacaaaaaaattacacaaatttACATCAACTGAAAACATAAATATACTTCCAATATTACACATTTACTGACAAATTTACATAATCAAGAACCTAGGAACTCTATTAAACTCGCCACCTGCCCAGCCacccaaattattttttgaaccTCCATACCCAATTTCAACTGACCCATTCATTCAAAACAGTCCTCAATGCTTCGGTTCAGATAGGTTTGGTCAAATGGATCAATTAGATTAGCCTTAGGACAGTCCCTTTCACTCCAAGCTCAACCCTGTACAAGTagacaaaattaaactcttatCATTTTTAAACGGTTTCAAATAAGCCCATCCATTATTTTCCTATTAACGCTGCTGATAGAAAACTACACCATTTCACTGAATTACATATCAAAACGTCCTTTTCATCGATGATGTTTGGAAAATAATGGAAGGGTTAATTGAAACCTTTTGAACAAGCAtagtttaaattgaaatttttgaaaagtgtAGGATTAGTTTAAAATTACTCCTAAACAATAGGgtttgaaatataaattattaaaaaaaaaaaaaagataaggttGAGATAAGTCCAACTTAAAACATGGTAAAATTATATCTTCACATAATCacataataagaataataaaaaaaaaaaaacacagttgTTGCACAGTCCAAGCAATTCATGGTTTTAGAATGAGTTACTAAGCTTTTACTGGTTTTTATCCTTACCCAccattgacattatttttttaacctatCACTAACAATCTACCACATTAGCCGATGTGAAAAtgctttatcaatttttttttgtccatgGACTTTCtcttttgagaaacaatttCCCATTGTCTCAAAGAATGTTTTCCATCTTATTTTTCTGCGTAGTAGAGATTATCAGTTCTTTGGAATAaggttaaaattgaaaattagatgGAGGATGACTTACCAATAAGTTCAGACGGAAGAGCCCAATAAGAGAGATTATTCTTCCAGAACTGGCTTGCCCTTGACTTTAGGATCAATGGGTCCCCTCAGATTTCCAAAATTAGACTTCCTTCTGATAGAGCTGGAGGTTCTACTAGATGTTCCTTGACAGATGATATCCCAACCATCCAACGAGGAGTTCCTGCTATGGCTTATTGTTTGCTCAAACTCTTCCAAATCATAATGGTACAAAAGACGAAGGCCACATTTCTCCACCTTCAAACCTGGGCAGTCAGCTCTAAATGAAGCCTTAATGCAGCTCACTTGATTCAGACAATTTTGAAATGACCCACGCCCTTCATAGGATAGCAAAATGCATCCACCTTGCTGTAACATCACGAGATTTTCTTTAGTCAGGTGATAAGCGACAAGAGGTCTCACACTACCAACATTGGTTTGCAAATGATATACAAGGCCATAAGTAATATCTGAATCCAGAATGTCAAAGTGGGTAGTTGGATTCTCATCTATAGCAAAATAAGCACATAGAACCAAACCCATCCAAGTACTATCATTGTACAAATTTGGAGGTAGAGGGATTTTCAGCCGGGGCTCATCGCTCCGATGACTGAACCACTCCAAAAATTCACTTGAAGGCAAACGGGAATTATAGAAAATGCATTGATCACGGCCCtgtgaaacagaaatattgTGTTTTATGGGTGACAGTGAGAGAAATTAAAGAGAGGGATATGGAATATCTTGTTTGAGACATAGTTATTAATTACCAGTGTGTCAGTTTTGCGGATTACATTCTGAATCCCAGAacaaatttttctatttatattcTCAGTCTTCTTTTGATCAAGGATGCCCAAAAACTCAGACTCGGACTTCATGCAGTTCTTGAACTCTTCCACCGAATGCTGGTACAATGGACAAAGGCCACAATTCTGCACCTTCAAGTAATGGCAATTTGTCTGAAATGAAAACTTGATGGAGGCACAATCATATAGCCAATCAGGAAACGACCCACGTGGTATGTAGGTCAGCCAAGTGAATCCACCACCTAGCACTGACATCATGAGATTTTCTTTAGTTGGCCAATGGATATGGCGAGGTTTCACACTCAAGCCATTACTTGCTTTCAAGTGACAAATAAGTTTGCAAGAAGATATTGAATCCATAACGTCATTGAGACCAGCCACATCCTCTGTAACGAAAAAAACTGCACATAGAGCAACGCCTAGCCAAGTACATCTATCATGCAATTTTCGAGTTAGTCTGCCTGTCACGTGGGACTTGTCACTTCGAATGTTGAACCAACGCGGAATTTCAATTGGAGGGCAACAAGAATTATAGTCACAGGATCCATCAAAGCCCtgtgaaacagaaatattgTGTTTAATAAGTGAGAGTGAGAAGTTAAAGAAAGGGAGAGGAAATATTAGGTTTGAGGTAAAGCAAAgtcataatttattaattaccGGTAAGTGGCTTTGGGAGAGCTGATTCGTAGCTCTACTACTTTTCACTTTATAACGAGCTGTTAATTGATCGTTGAAATATTGAGATTCATGTTGGTTTTCCATAATGCAATGATCTATTATTTTCTGAAACCAATCATCACCCTTATGGTAGATACTAAGCCCACATTTTTGCACAATGATACCTGGCCAATCGCTTATAATTGAAGCCTTGATGCAACTGCATTCATTGAACTTATCTAGAAACGGACAATATGGAATATAGCACAGCCAAAGAAATCCACCCTCAATATCTAGCCACGTAAAATCTTTTTTACTGGTGCGGTGGACATAGATTCCTAGCTCTGGACCAACTAGGTCCGTTTCCAAAATACAAATAAGATGGTGAGAAATCGATGAAGGATCTTCAATAATTGCAGTTTGATGCTTATCGCTTGAAAAATAAGCACACAAAACAAGTCCCATCCATTTGTTGTCATTGAAAAAAGTATTGGATATATCAATTTTCACTGATGGCTCATTACTATGATAATTGAAACGATGTAAAATTTCCACTGGGGGAAAACAAAATGAATATTCAGAGTGCCCACcctgtaaaataaataaaactataggaCATAGAGGGGGAAGTTAATGGTGTGTTTGAAACAAAGAAAGTACTCATAATTTCTTACCAGCTGGTCATATTTATTGAGAGGAGATACAACTTCGTTAGGAATTTTAGGCATATGCGTCGTCCATCCTTCCTCTTGTATCGTGCCACTACCGCTAAATTGACATATGAAATCCCGATGTGCAGAAATGGAAGCATTGCAATGTTTTAGTTGTTGCTCAAACTGTGACAGATCATGCTGGTACAAAAGACGAAGCCCACATTTTTGCACCATCACGCTTGGCCAATCACTAACAAACGAAGCCTTAATGTGGCCACATTGACGCAGCATATCCTTCAAGGCCTCACTAGGTATATAAGATATCCAAATGAGTCCAAAGAATAGATGTAACCAGTTGTTTTCTTCATCAGTGGTGCGGCAAACAAGGATTTGATTGTCTAGACTAGCTTTACTCGTTTGGAATTGACAATATAGAAAGTGAGATGAATTTGCTGAAACTGCATTTTCTTGATCCCTGGGGATTAAAATAGAAGCATATAGAGCGAGCCCCAACCAATTGTTGTCTTCGTACAAATTTGGGGGTATCTCAATTGTCACCGAGTGCCCAAGACGACAATGATGATTAAACCACCTTGGAGTTCTTCTTGTTGGGAAACACGAATTATATAAAGTGGATGGATGAAAGTACTACAAAATAGATACAAAACAGAAATACAGTGTCcaattagaggaagagagagagaagactgTTAGAAgttaaaattgtttaattaagCTTTTTAATATTTGACAATAATATAGTGAATTCCTGTGAGAAGTCTGTTGATGTTACGTGGAGAGTTTATAAATGGGAACAAAGAGTTCATTttcaagttaaaattttatttcttgaatACAATAGTGTACAAAATGTTATGTCATGTAAAATCCTAAATGTAGTATTGGATATACCTCtatatttgtaatatttaattataacaaGAAATTGATTGTAAAATGAAGAGGATCCTAATACTTATAAATGTGGGGAGTTCATATAATATATGTAATTGAGATAATTAAAGGTTGCATGGTGtagtatataactatatatatccCATGCATTATTTCATTCTGAACCAAGAGtgaaataagaggaaaaaaaaaaagagtagttaAAAGTTTTCTTCCTCTTCGTGTGAATGTGAGTTTCTTCATTTAGTGTTATGTGAATCAAAGCCGAAACTGAGATTTTATGTGTAGGCAAaacatgaatattttttttgaccatttaagaataaaaaatacacTAAAATTCCAAGctaaattaataaatgaaaaataaaactatcatttattaagcattaacaaaataaaagatacaaaataagtgttttttaatatttcaactCAATCATATATGATCCATTAAAATGGAACTCAATGGCTTTTATATCCCAAAAAGCATGTACGATATTAGTTTTTACTAAATTTTGTAGCAATTTcccttttaatataaaaaatcaaagaaattatttgaaaattaaattccATTTTGTTGCGAAAGACATTATTCATTATTGAAAATGTACATGCTCCTATATGGGGTGTCTACAACTCCAAAATTGCAATAGAACCTGAGAGAGATAGTGTAAGTATACTCACTTTATAAGCAAATTATTAGGCTATTGATTTCATAGTCCATATTAGTCATTgacatgatttttaaaaattaataattttttgaaatttaaatgtcgAACTACATTATGCTCATAACagtgaaatttcatttttaagagTATTTTTTCATGATTTGTGAAGTCTtaataatctaaaaaatatttatatgccTCTTGAGGATCCAAAATAGATAACAATAACTACATGCTCACTAAATTCATGATTCAATTATAGTAATTGAGAATTTTCTGCATTGATATAGGAAATATTTAGTTAATAATGAATTTTCTGCATTGTTCAAGCTTGGCTACTTAGAGACCTTTAGAAGGTCTCTAAGTAGCCAAGCTTGAACAAATAACTTAAAACTAAATGAACCATCATGGCGAAGGGGTTCAGGTACGAATTCAGAGATGTCAAGGCCCAAGGTACATCTATCTACAGGACCTTCAACCATGTCTGGTTTACAATTAAATT is part of the Quercus robur chromosome 9, dhQueRobu3.1, whole genome shotgun sequence genome and harbors:
- the LOC126699646 gene encoding uncharacterized protein LOC126699646 isoform X3; its protein translation is MLRQCGHIKASFVSDWPSVMVQKCGLRLLYQHDLSQFEQQLKHCNASISAHRDFICQFSGSGTIQEEGWTTHMPKIPNEVVSPLNKYDQLGFDGSCDYNSCCPPIEIPRWFNIRSDKSHVTGRLTRKLHDRCTWLGVALCAVFFVTEDVAGLNDVMDSISSCKLICHLKASNGLSVKPRHIHWPTKENLMMSVLGGGFTWLTYIPRGSFPDWLYDCASIKFSFQTNCHYLKVQNCGLCPLYQHSVEEFKNCMKSESEFLGILDQKKTENINRKICSGIQNVIRKTDTLGRDQCIFYNSRLPSSEFLEWFSHRSDEPRLKIPLPPNLYNDSTWMGLVLCAYFAIDENPTTHFDILDSDITYGLVYHLQTNVGSVRPLVAYHLTKENLVMLQQGGCILLSYEGRGSFQNCLNQVSCIKASFRADCPGLKVEKCGLRLLYHYDLEEFEQTISHSRNSSLDGWDIICQGTSSRTSSSIRRKSNFGNLRGPIDPKVKGKPVLEE
- the LOC126699646 gene encoding uncharacterized protein LOC126699646 isoform X2, producing MLRQCGHIKASFVSDWPSVMVQKCGLRLLYQHDLSQFEQQLKHCNASISAHRDFICQFSGSGTIQEEGWTTHMPKIPNEVVSPLNKYDQLGGHSEYSFCFPPVEILHRFNYHSNEPSVKIDISNTFFNDNKWMGLVLCAYFSSDKHQTAIIEDPSSISHHLICILETDLVGPELGIYVHRTSKKDFTWLDIEGGFLWLCYIPYCPFLDKFNECSCIKASIISDWPGIIVQKCGLSIYHKGDDWFQKIIDHCIMENQHESQYFNDQLTARYKVKSSRATNQLSQSHLPGFDGSCDYNSCCPPIEIPRWFNIRSDKSHVTGRLTRKLHDRCTWLGVALCAVFFVTEDVAGLNDVMDSISSCKLICHLKASNGLSVKPRHIHWPTKENLMMSVLGGGFTWLTYIPRGSFPDWLYDCASIKFSFQTNCHYLKVQNCGLCPLYQHSVEEFKNCMKSESEFLGILDQKKTENINRKICSGIQNVIRKTDTLQGGCILLSYEGRGSFQNCLNQVSCIKASFRADCPGLKVEKCGLRLLYHYDLEEFEQTISHSRNSSLDGWDIICQGTSSRTSSSIRRKSNFGNLRGPIDPKVKGKPVLEE
- the LOC126699646 gene encoding uncharacterized protein LOC126699646 isoform X1 translates to MLRQCGHIKASFVSDWPSVMVQKCGLRLLYQHDLSQFEQQLKHCNASISAHRDFICQFSGSGTIQEEGWTTHMPKIPNEVVSPLNKYDQLGGHSEYSFCFPPVEILHRFNYHSNEPSVKIDISNTFFNDNKWMGLVLCAYFSSDKHQTAIIEDPSSISHHLICILETDLVGPELGIYVHRTSKKDFTWLDIEGGFLWLCYIPYCPFLDKFNECSCIKASIISDWPGIIVQKCGLSIYHKGDDWFQKIIDHCIMENQHESQYFNDQLTARYKVKSSRATNQLSQSHLPGFDGSCDYNSCCPPIEIPRWFNIRSDKSHVTGRLTRKLHDRCTWLGVALCAVFFVTEDVAGLNDVMDSISSCKLICHLKASNGLSVKPRHIHWPTKENLMMSVLGGGFTWLTYIPRGSFPDWLYDCASIKFSFQTNCHYLKVQNCGLCPLYQHSVEEFKNCMKSESEFLGILDQKKTENINRKICSGIQNVIRKTDTLGRDQCIFYNSRLPSSEFLEWFSHRSDEPRLKIPLPPNLYNDSTWMGLVLCAYFAIDENPTTHFDILDSDITYGLVYHLQTNVGSVRPLVAYHLTKENLVMLQQGGCILLSYEGRGSFQNCLNQVSCIKASFRADCPGLKVEKCGLRLLYHYDLEEFEQTISHSRNSSLDGWDIICQGTSSRTSSSIRRKSNFGNLRGPIDPKVKGKPVLEE